The DNA segment CGACGAACTGGCGTGCGAGGTCGTCGAGGCGGCCGCGCCGACGTATCACGAGTAGGTCGGCCGCTGGCGGTTGCGCGAAACGGATTAGGCGCGGGCGTCCCTGAGGGCCTGCATGGCGACCGACTGCACCTTCTGCGGTTGCGACGTCGAAGCCCACGACCCGGTTTTCGTCGAGGAGCGAGTCGACTGTGAGCGCGAGGAAACCGGGCGGTTCTGCAACTACGGCTGTCTGGCGGCCCACGTCGAGGAGGAGGGCCTCGCGACCGGAACCGCCTGCGACCTCGACGCGAAGTGACGGCGAGACGGCGACGGCGGTAAACCGGCTGCGAACCCACGACGGCGCACACGCTTTTGCGCCTCCGGCGAGACGACTTCGTATGACTCGCATCGCGCTCATCGCCCACGACGACGAGAAACCCGAGATACTCGACCTCGCCCGGGAGTACGAGTCGCTACTCTCGACGTTCGACCTCGTCGGCACCGGCACCACCGGCAAACTCGTCGCCGAGGAGACGGGCCTGACGGTCGAACGCAAGCAGTCCGGACCGATAGGCGGGGACGCCCAGATCGGCGCGGAAGTCGCCGACGAGCGAATCGACGGCGTCGTCTTCCTGCGGGACCCGCTGACCGCTCAACCGCACGAACCGGACATCACCGCGCTGTTGCGCCTGTGCGACGTCCACGACACGCCGATGGCGACGACCCGGACCTCCGCCGAGTACCTGCTCGACGGCCTCGCCCGCGAGACGGAGGCCGACGCTGAGCGGGAACGTGCGGAGTGACCGGCGACTCGCCAAGAGCGCGGCCCCGGCTTACTTCGCTCCGAACGACGTAACACCGTGAGATGACCGACCCCGCCTTTCGGTGCCCGACACACGGCTACGTGACCCCTGCGGAGTCGTCCGATGCGGGAGACGCCGCGGCGTGCCCGGAGTGCGGCCGCGAGACGGAGCGCATTCTCTCGGGTGAGCGTCGCCGCAGGCTCTCGAAGTTCGTCAGCGGCGCGCTCCGCCACTTCCCCGAGGACGCGGGCCTCGAACTCGACGCGGCGGGGTGGACCGACTACGACGACCTGGTCGCCGCGGTGACCCGGAAGTACGATTGGGCCGAACCCGAGCACGTCGCGGCGGTGGTCGCGAGCGACCCGAAGGGCCGGTTCGAGCGAGCGACTCCGACGGAGTCGCTCGCTCGAATCCGGGCCGCCTACGGCCACTCGGTGGACGTGGACCTCGACGCCGAGACGGAGTTCGAAGCGGACGGTGAGGAGGTGACCGGAATGGCGCAAGCGGTCGAAGGGGCCGAAGCGGCCGACGCGCCGCGACGCGGCGCGTCGGCCCGCGACGTCGAGGTGATTCCCGATGCGCTCTACCACGGCACCGCGCCCGAGAACGTCGAGGCCATCCTGTCCGAGGGGCTGAAACCGATGGGCCGCCAGGAGGTCCACCTCTCGGGAACGCCCGCGCAGGCCAGGGAGGTCGGCCGCCGGCACGCGGCCGACCCCGCGCTCCTCGAAGTCAACGCCGCCGCGATGCTCGCCGACGGAAACCGAATCTCGAAGCGCGGCCCCGAGACGTACACCGCCGACGCGGTGCCGCCGGCGTACCTCGACGTTCGAGAGGGCGGTGGGCGACGGGAGCGATAGCGGAAGTTTATAAACGATAGCGACTTACCTCTCCCCGAATGGCTTCCGCCGGTCCCGTCCCCGTACTCGCAGAACGCGCCGTAGCGTGCGCAGACCGACTGCGCGACGCCGAGGAGGTGCTGTTGGCCTCCCACATCGACGCCGACGGCCTGACCAGCGCCGCGGTCGCCGCCGCGGCGCTCGAACGCGCCGGCATCCCGTTCGAGACGGTCTTCAGCAAGCAGTTGGACGCCGATGAAATCGCGGCCATCGCGGCCACTGACTACGAGACGGTGCTATTCACCGACTTCGGGAGCGGCCAACTGGACATCATCGCCGAACACGAGGCGGCCGGCGACTTCACGCCGGTCATCGCCGACCACCACCAGCCGGCCGACGCCGACACCGAACACCACCTCAATCCGCTGCTGTTCGACCTCGACGGCTCCTCCGAGCTTTCGGGCGCGGGCGCGGCCTACGTCCTCGCGCGGGCGCTCGAAGTCGACGGCGGGGACAACCGCGACCTGGCGGCACTCGCGGTGGTCGGCGCGGTGGGCGACATGCAGACGACCGACGGCGAACTCGTCGGCGCCAACGACCGAATCGTCGCCGAGGGCGTCGAGGCGGGCGTGCTCGAAACGGCCACCGACCTGTCGATGTACGGCAAGCAGACCCGCCCGCTCCCCAAGATGCTGGAGTACGCCAGCGACACCCGCATCCCGGGCATCACGAACAACGAGAACGGTGCGCTCCGGTTCCTCGACGGGTTGGACGTGGAACTGCAGACCGACGCCGGCGAGTGGCGGTGCTGGGTGGACCTGACCGAGGACGAGCAGAGCACGGTCTCGAACGCGCTGTTCCGCTACGTCGTCGACAAGAAGCTCCCGTCGAGGAAGATCGACCGACTGTTCGGCACCAGCTACGTCCTCGCGAACGAAACGGAGGGGTCCGAACTCCGGGACGTGAGCGAGTTCTCCACCCTGCTGAACGCGACGGCGCGCTACGAGCGCGCGGACGTAGGGCTGGCGGTGTGTCTAAGGAACGTAACTGACCTAGGGGGTCGCGAGGGTGCGCTCGAACGCGCCCGGGAACTCCTCGGCAACCACCGCCGGAACCTCTCGCAGGGACTCCAACTCGTCAAGCGCGAGGGCGTCACGAAGGAGGACAACGTCCAGTGGTTCCACGCCGAGGACCGCATCCGCGAAACCATCGTCGGCATCGTCGCCGGGATGGCGGTCGGCGCGAACGGCATCGAGCGCGGCACGCCCATCGTCGCCTTCGCCGACAAGAACGACGAGGAGGTCAAGGTTTCCGCACGCGGGACGCCCTCGCTCACCCGCCAGGGCCTCGACCTCTCGGTGGCGATGCGCGAGGCATCTCAGGCGGTCGGCGGCGACGGCGGCGGCCACAACGTCGCGGCGGGCGCGACGATTCCGAAAGGGGCCGAAGAGGAGTTCGTCGTGCAGGTGAACGAGATTGTGGGCGAACAGTTGGAGTGAGCGAGGTACGACGAGTGCGAGAGCGAAATCGGCGTCTGCGACCGGACCACGAGTTGTAACCGGGCGGACTCGGTAGGGGGCGCCGACCACCTGCAGATTGGTACGTGTGGACCCGTAGCTAATTCTGTCGTCGGTCGATACCTTCCGTAGCACACGGCCTTAGCGATCAACCGAGAGGGACGGAGCGCCTCAACCTATGTTAAAGAACATGGCCGAATGAACATATTATTAATTATATATAAGTATATGTTAACCCTCTCGGAAGTTTTTCACTATACCAACCATAGATACGTATATGACAAAAAACTATCCATTAGTCTTGAGTTTGAAACCAACCGTCTGGTTCGGACTTCTAATTAGTGTCGTGAGAGGGTTTATAGGTCTCTGGCATTTCAACGCCACTGTCAGTACAACAGGGCGAGAAATGCCGGTTTTATGGTACGTAGCTGCTTGGTTAGCGTACTTTACGACACCTGCTTTTGCCTTGACCTTGCTCTTTCGCTACAGAATCGTCACTCCAACAATCCCGGTAGCGTATTTGGCGTACGATCTACTCACCGGACCGTTTACTGGAAAAGGAGTTGATGGGCATTATCCAGGTCTTATCGTTGTCGTTTGGCCCGCAATGTTGGTATTGATAGGAGTCATCGCTGGTGTCGAAATCGCCGTCAAATCGATTTTCTTGAATGGCGGTTCGAATAACTTGATTCTGAGGAAGACGATTTCCTTACTGAGGAGGCCATTTAGATAGAGATAGCTTAGTGAGTTCCCGAACGTTCAGCCGTGGTTGCTCTCGACCACCGAGATTCGCCTCGCGGTCACTTTCCGTATCCTTTCAATATCGTAATAACTATCTTGTCGCTCGCTCGGTAGGTAGGTACGAGACTCGCGAGAACCGTCGAGACGCCGAGTCGTCGCCAGCGGCGACGACTCGCGGCTAGAACGGCGTTCGACCGAGAAATCGGTGCTCGCCGGCGGTCCGTCGGCGGACCGCCGGCATCCCCCCGCGAGTTCGACGGAGGCGACACGTTTCGCAGTCGTCTCCCGAGAAATCCGAGAAAATCGAGAATTATGACACGGAAATCCACGACCCTCCTGCTCGCATCGTTCGTCCTCGTCGCCGCGCTGACCCCCGCCGGTGCGGGGGTCGCCGCGGCCGACGACTTCGTGTCGGTGTCGGTGGACGCGCCGGCGTTCCCGACGCCGGACCAACCGTTCCCCGTCGCGGTCAGCGTGACCAACGCCGAGTCCTCCAACACCGCCTACGACGTCCTCGGCGTCGAAGTCAGGCGAGGCGAATCGGCGTCTTCGAAGCGAATCGCCGGCCGATTCACCGGCGTGACGCAGGTCGCGCCCGGCGAGACGGCCAAGCGCTCCGTCGAGGTCACGCTCAACAAGACGAAGACCCACGAACTCTACGTCCACGTGGTTCTGAGCCGAGGCGACGGCGACCGGCGCAGGGTCGTCCACCCGCTCACGCTCAACGTGAACGGCGAACACCCGCAACTGTCGCTGGCCACCCAGTCGGCGCTCCCCGGGGAGGCCCGCGAGCTGACGGTCAACGTCTCGAACGGCCGGGACGACGCCATCCGACAGCTGAAGGTGTCGGTCGGCGGCGAGGCGATCTCGGTCGACGAGCGCTCGAAGATTCGCGCGAGACTCGACGGCGGCGCGGAGGCGTCGTTCTCGTTCACCGCCGAGGCGGCCGAGTCGGGACGTCACCCGGTCGACGTGACCCTCGCGTACACCACCGCCGACGGCGAACGCAGGGAGGTCCGCCGAATCCTCCGCGCCGACTTCACCCCGCCCGAACCGCCGGCCGACCGACCGCAGTTGGCTGTCGAGACGGAGTCGGCGGTCGTCGGGGCGTGGCGGTCGCTCAACGTGACCGTCTCGAACGGGATGGACAGTCCGGTTCGGCAGGTCGCGCTCGAAGCCGCGAGCGACGCGGTCACGATAGAGAAGAGCCGCCAGGTCACGCCCTCGGTGGCCGCCCAGTCGTCCCAAACGTTCTCGTTCCGGGCGAAGGCCGACGAGGCGGGCACCTACCCGGTGAACGTCACGTTCACCTACACCGACGCCGACGGCGTCAAACGCCAACTCTCCCGGACGATAGACGCCGACTTCACGGCGCCGGACAACCCCGGACGAATCTCGCTCACGGGCGTCAGCGCCGAGCGACGCGGCGACGTGCTGGCCCTCTCGGGGAGCGCCGCCAACCTCGGCGGCGAGGCCGTCGACAGCGTCCTCGTGAGCGTCGCCGAGGGGCAGAACGTCGCGAAGGCCCAGCCCCAGCCGGAGTACTTCGTCGGGACCGTGGAAGCGAGCGACTTCGTCACCTTCGACGTGAACGCGCGGCTCAGTAACAACCGAACGACGGTGCCGCTGAAGGTGACCTACGTCGTCGACGGGATGACGATGACCGAGACGGTCACCGTCGACGTCGGCGTGGCCGCCGAACCGCCGAAGCCGAAGCAGAGCGGCGGTTCGCCGCCGTTCGCGCTCCTCGGCTTCCTGTCGGTCGCGCTAATCGGTGCGGGCGTCTTCTGGTGGCGTCGACGCTAACATGTCGCTCATCACCGGAACCGACGTCGTCAAGAAGTACGTCACCGGCGGCGAAACCGTCCGCGCGCTCAAGGGCATCGACTTCGCCGTCGAGCGCGGGGAGTTCGTCTCCATCGTCGGCCCGAGCGGGAGCGGCAAGTCGACGCTCCTCAACGTCCTCGGACTGCTCGACACGCCGTCGAGCGGCACCGTCCTGCTCGACGGCGAGGACGTCGGGGCGATGACCGCCGGCGAGCGGACCGACCGGCGGCGCGAGACCATCGGGTTCGTCTTCCAGAGCTTCTTCCTCGTGCCGACGCTGACCGCGCGCGAGAACGTCGAGGTGCCCCGCCTGCTCTCGGGCGAACCGAAGGCGACCCGGCGCCGCGCGACCGAACTCCTCGAACGGATGGGGCTGGGCGAGCGGGTCGACCACTACCCCGACGAACTCTCGGGCGGCCAGAAACAGCGGGTCGCCATCGCCCGGTCGCTGATAAACGAACCCGACCTGCTACTGGCCGACGAACCGACGGGCAACTTGGACCGCAAGACGGGCGACGTCATCCTCGACGAGTTCGGCGCCATCTGCGACGACGGCGTCGCCGTGGTCACCGTGACCCACGACGACTACGTCGCCGAGTACGCCGACCGCGTCGTCGAACTCGTCGACGGGCGACTCGACCCCGACGGCGACCTGGTCGGCCACCGGGGTGGCCGGTCCGAGCGTGCCCGGGCCAACCCGGAGGGTGAAACCGATGCTTGAACCGCTGTGGCAGCGCGTTCCGGCGTTCCTGATGGCACGCCGGAACCTCTCGCGGGCCCGGACCCGGACCGGCCTGGCGGTGCTGGCGGTCGTCATCGGCGTCGTCGCCATCTCCTCGCTCGGGATGTTCGGCGTGGCGTTCAAGAGCGCTCAGCTGTCGACCATCGGCGAAATCGGGAGCGACCTGCACGTCTACCCGACGGGCGAGAAGGACCCGGCGATGCTGACCGAACAGGACATCAGAACCATCGACCGCCTCGCGGGCGACGCCGAACTCGTCCCGTTCAAGCGGACGTCGCGCCGGCCGGCCGACGGGGGAAGTTCGATGGTGACGGTGTACGGCGTCGAGGACCCCGCCGCGCTCTACGACGTCGCCGACGGCTCCATCCCCGGCAACTGGCGGAGAGGCGCGCTCGTCGGGCAGACGTTCGCCGAACGCCACGACATCGAACCCGGGAACAAACTCGAACTCCAGCGTTCGACGTTCCGCGACGGCCAGCACAGGTGGGTGACCGAGACCTACCGGGTGCAGGCGGTCCTCCAGGACGAGGGGCAGGCGGTCATCGCTCGACCGAACGACGCCGTCGTCCTCCCGATTGAGCAGTTCGAGGCGGAGGGGTACGCCCAGGTCGTGGTCCGCACCGGCGGCGCACAGGAAGCCAACGAAACCGCGATGGCGATTCGCGGTGCGTTCAACGACCGCCGGAAGGTCGTCGGCGTCTTCGAGCGCGCGGAGGTCTCCGAGCAGATAGACGAGGCGTTCGCCCAGATCAACCTCTTCCTCATCGGCATCGGCGGCATCTCGCTGGTGGTCGCGGGCGTGAGCATCACCAACGTGATGCTGATGAGCGTCATCGAGCGCCGCCAAGAGATCGGCGTGCTCCGGGCGGTCGGCTACCACAAGATGGACGTGCTCCGCATCATGCTCGCGGAGGCGGCGCTGCTGGGACTCGCGGGCGCCCTGTTAGGGACGCTGTTCAGTTTCGGCGTCGGCGCGCTCATCAACGGCGCGCTGCTGGGCGACCCGCTCGCGTTCGACGCGGCCGCGCTCCGCTACGCGGCCATCGGGTTCGGCTTCGGCGTCGGCGCGAGCGTCGTCGGCGGCCTCTATCCGGCGTGGAAGGCCGCCAACGCCGAACCGGTCGAGGCGCTCCGGGGCTGAGGTTCGGCGGCGCGATTCCTTCTTCCGGCGAGGTCCTTCCGGGCTCGCAGGCTAGCAGGAAGAGTTCTCGGGCGTGGAGTCCGTGGAGAGAGTGTCATTTTCCGCATCGTTACCGGCCCGTTCGGCGACGAGGACACCCACCTGGTCGTGCATGCGCTCGACTGCCGTGACCGCGAATCCAACGTCGGTGAGTACATCCACGAGCATTCCGACGGTAGCCGCATCGACCCCGTGGCCGAACAACGGTTCTTCGGGGTCGTCCGACCCGAAGAACATCGCGTCGCCGAGGACGAACCGACGCGGGCCGAGTTCGGCGATGGCCTCGATAGCCTCGCGTTTCTCCTCGTCGGGGAGATGATGAAGGGCGAAGTTCGAGACGACGATGTCTACTTCGCCGTCGTATTCCGGGTCGCGGAACTCGCCGTAGCCGAACTCCACGTTCTCGATATCGCTGTCGGCGGCCTTCGACTGCGCCTCCTCTATCATTCCGTCACTGATGTCGCGACCGACGACGTGGCCGGCATCCCCGGCCAGCGCGAGCGCAATCAGGCCCGTCCCCGTTCCGAGGTCGAGGACTACGTCGTCGGGACGAGGGTCTGCGTGGTCGACGACGAGCGAAGCGCACGTGTTGTAGATCGGCTTCTCTTCACCGCCGTGTTTGTCGTCGTAGTGATGGGCTATCCGTGAGAAGCGATCGCCGAGATCCTCGAGACGCTCGTCCGTCATCGCCTCCCTCCTTCGAAGTCTTCCATGGAGAGTTCCATATTCACGGTCGTGCCGACTGCGTATCCATCGGCGACGGCCGACGGTATGGACGGAGGAGCCCCGCTAGAGACGTCGCCAGCGACGAACAGCCCCTCGACCGACGTGAACCCGATTCCTCGTTCGGACCGCGTTGCATCGACGAGTCCAGCCTGATTCACTTCGAGACCGAGTCGTTCCGGGAGCTCGCTGTGTTGCTCCATCGGTGGTGGATAGAAAAGGGCGTGGCGGGCGACGTCGCGACCGTCCGCGAGCGAAACGCTTTCGAGTGCACCTTCTGAGCCGTCGAGTGCGGTGATCGGTTCGTCTTCGATCTCGATTCCTCGCTCGACGAACGCCGACCGCGATTCTTCGTCGAAGACGTCCTCTCCATCGGTGAACACGACGAGATCATCGCTCAGGTTGTAGATGAGCTTCGCGTAGTCGGCCATGTGTCGATTTGTGACGATGACGCCGAGGGGTTCGTCGCGGACTTCGTAGCCGTGACAGTAGGGACAGTGATGCACGCCACTCCCCCACAACTCCTCGAAGCCGTCGGTATCGGGAAGGTCGTCCCTGACGCCAGTCGCTAATACGACCTTCCGACTCGTGACGGTCTCGTCGGAGTCCAGGGTACTGGTGAATCCGTCGTCGTCTCTGCTGACGTCCGTTACCCGCGAATCTCGGAACTCGGCCTCGTATTCGGAAACTTCC comes from the Halorussus vallis genome and includes:
- a CDS encoding class I SAM-dependent methyltransferase; this translates as MTDERLEDLGDRFSRIAHHYDDKHGGEEKPIYNTCASLVVDHADPRPDDVVLDLGTGTGLIALALAGDAGHVVGRDISDGMIEEAQSKAADSDIENVEFGYGEFRDPEYDGEVDIVVSNFALHHLPDEEKREAIEAIAELGPRRFVLGDAMFFGSDDPEEPLFGHGVDAATVGMLVDVLTDVGFAVTAVERMHDQVGVLVAERAGNDAENDTLSTDSTPENSSC
- a CDS encoding single-stranded-DNA-specific exonuclease RecJ, with translation MASAGPVPVLAERAVACADRLRDAEEVLLASHIDADGLTSAAVAAAALERAGIPFETVFSKQLDADEIAAIAATDYETVLFTDFGSGQLDIIAEHEAAGDFTPVIADHHQPADADTEHHLNPLLFDLDGSSELSGAGAAYVLARALEVDGGDNRDLAALAVVGAVGDMQTTDGELVGANDRIVAEGVEAGVLETATDLSMYGKQTRPLPKMLEYASDTRIPGITNNENGALRFLDGLDVELQTDAGEWRCWVDLTEDEQSTVSNALFRYVVDKKLPSRKIDRLFGTSYVLANETEGSELRDVSEFSTLLNATARYERADVGLAVCLRNVTDLGGREGALERARELLGNHRRNLSQGLQLVKREGVTKEDNVQWFHAEDRIRETIVGIVAGMAVGANGIERGTPIVAFADKNDEEVKVSARGTPSLTRQGLDLSVAMREASQAVGGDGGGHNVAAGATIPKGAEEEFVVQVNEIVGEQLE
- a CDS encoding ABC transporter permease, with translation MLEPLWQRVPAFLMARRNLSRARTRTGLAVLAVVIGVVAISSLGMFGVAFKSAQLSTIGEIGSDLHVYPTGEKDPAMLTEQDIRTIDRLAGDAELVPFKRTSRRPADGGSSMVTVYGVEDPAALYDVADGSIPGNWRRGALVGQTFAERHDIEPGNKLELQRSTFRDGQHRWVTETYRVQAVLQDEGQAVIARPNDAVVLPIEQFEAEGYAQVVVRTGGAQEANETAMAIRGAFNDRRKVVGVFERAEVSEQIDEAFAQINLFLIGIGGISLVVAGVSITNVMLMSVIERRQEIGVLRAVGYHKMDVLRIMLAEAALLGLAGALLGTLFSFGVGALINGALLGDPLAFDAAALRYAAIGFGFGVGASVVGGLYPAWKAANAEPVEALRG
- a CDS encoding methylglyoxal synthase, whose protein sequence is MTRIALIAHDDEKPEILDLAREYESLLSTFDLVGTGTTGKLVAEETGLTVERKQSGPIGGDAQIGAEVADERIDGVVFLRDPLTAQPHEPDITALLRLCDVHDTPMATTRTSAEYLLDGLARETEADAERERAE
- a CDS encoding RNA 2'-phosphotransferase — translated: MTDPAFRCPTHGYVTPAESSDAGDAAACPECGRETERILSGERRRRLSKFVSGALRHFPEDAGLELDAAGWTDYDDLVAAVTRKYDWAEPEHVAAVVASDPKGRFERATPTESLARIRAAYGHSVDVDLDAETEFEADGEEVTGMAQAVEGAEAADAPRRGASARDVEVIPDALYHGTAPENVEAILSEGLKPMGRQEVHLSGTPAQAREVGRRHAADPALLEVNAAAMLADGNRISKRGPETYTADAVPPAYLDVREGGGRRER
- a CDS encoding ABC transporter ATP-binding protein, translated to MSLITGTDVVKKYVTGGETVRALKGIDFAVERGEFVSIVGPSGSGKSTLLNVLGLLDTPSSGTVLLDGEDVGAMTAGERTDRRRETIGFVFQSFFLVPTLTARENVEVPRLLSGEPKATRRRATELLERMGLGERVDHYPDELSGGQKQRVAIARSLINEPDLLLADEPTGNLDRKTGDVILDEFGAICDDGVAVVTVTHDDYVAEYADRVVELVDGRLDPDGDLVGHRGGRSERARANPEGETDA
- a CDS encoding NAD(P)/FAD-dependent oxidoreductase; translated protein: MQTTGGGLECDVLIVGGGPAGLSAALQLGRSLRSVLVCDNGEPRNGPADESHGYLTRDGIPPEELRRLGREEVSEYEAEFRDSRVTDVSRDDDGFTSTLDSDETVTSRKVVLATGVRDDLPDTDGFEELWGSGVHHCPYCHGYEVRDEPLGVIVTNRHMADYAKLIYNLSDDLVVFTDGEDVFDEESRSAFVERGIEIEDEPITALDGSEGALESVSLADGRDVARHALFYPPPMEQHSELPERLGLEVNQAGLVDATRSERGIGFTSVEGLFVAGDVSSGAPPSIPSAVADGYAVGTTVNMELSMEDFEGGRR